From the Roseateles sp. XES5 genome, one window contains:
- a CDS encoding site-specific DNA-methyltransferase, translating to MLARKDFVACGDCMELIESLPDNSVDVVVTSPPYWGQRTSFGSGVEDDPRDYIAFLTRVFTKILVKLKPEGIVWINIGDAYNTPINWRYEDYEYSSLGHANEGLSPNNSAYTKPRKNRKAFIDREQNWLSYGNLLALPMRLVVSLCDEGYLFRGEVVWKKANPMPEGRCRRPHRAHEPIFLLSKTDQHRFRTSPPVKSVWEFANERASGERHFSRFPKELPTRCIEAYGHVGDHVVVLDPFSGSGTTGFAALDLGCSYVGFEIDPAHAYTSNERLKVYRPRDRLSAK from the coding sequence GTGCTGGCGAGGAAGGATTTTGTTGCTTGTGGCGACTGCATGGAGCTTATCGAAAGCTTGCCAGACAATTCCGTTGATGTTGTTGTTACCAGTCCTCCGTATTGGGGGCAACGTACGTCCTTTGGGTCTGGCGTAGAAGACGATCCGCGAGACTATATCGCTTTTCTGACACGCGTGTTCACAAAGATACTTGTAAAATTGAAACCAGAAGGCATCGTCTGGATTAATATCGGCGATGCTTATAATACACCTATCAACTGGCGGTATGAGGACTATGAGTATAGTTCTTTGGGACACGCCAACGAAGGGCTTTCTCCAAACAACAGCGCGTATACAAAACCTCGCAAGAACCGCAAAGCATTTATTGATAGAGAACAAAACTGGCTTTCTTACGGAAATCTGTTAGCCCTTCCAATGCGCCTAGTAGTCTCTCTCTGTGATGAGGGCTATCTTTTTCGAGGAGAGGTAGTTTGGAAGAAGGCTAATCCGATGCCTGAAGGCCGATGCAGACGGCCTCACCGGGCGCATGAACCGATTTTTCTGTTGTCAAAAACTGATCAGCATAGGTTCCGGACATCGCCGCCTGTTAAATCTGTCTGGGAGTTTGCAAATGAGCGCGCTTCGGGAGAGCGACATTTTTCCCGGTTCCCGAAAGAATTACCAACGCGCTGTATCGAAGCTTATGGTCATGTGGGCGATCATGTTGTTGTGCTCGACCCGTTTTCCGGCTCTGGAACGACGGGTTTCGCTGCACTTGATTTGGGCTGCTCCTATGTCGGCTTCGAGATTGATCCTGCACACGCATATACTTCAAACGAGAGGCTTAAGGTCTACCGTCCTCGCGACAGGTTATCGGCCAAATAG
- a CDS encoding helix-turn-helix domain-containing protein: protein MDCAARSCSNSCMKKDDDSQLLKLVGGNIRRLRKRAGLSQEQLGVISGLDRTYIGGIERGERNPTILILFRLAKILDTSCECLFERSQ, encoded by the coding sequence ATGGATTGTGCCGCGAGAAGTTGCTCTAATAGCTGCATGAAAAAGGACGATGATTCTCAGCTTCTGAAATTGGTCGGCGGGAACATCCGTCGGCTGCGGAAGCGTGCTGGCTTGTCTCAGGAGCAGCTTGGCGTGATTTCTGGCTTGGACCGCACTTACATTGGCGGAATTGAGAGGGGTGAAAGAAACCCGACCATTTTGATACTCTTCCGTTTAGCCAAAATCCTTGATACCTCCTGCGAGTGTTTGTTTGAGAGGTCACAATGA
- a CDS encoding DUF6119 family protein has translation MAKKSYSFRLLKPHILDPADALKENNRLEEKPLNDAPENKRLFAGQAYSARPGWISFFAEPDRAHFNGLFGGQAAAVLFVRVDFPADDDQVAESRWLAVCFGMGFQDLRPEALESQFGLKVALNRLGRERIKSVDTRRPEDATIQTRSQSSRAGEIFDFGIEMNRIILQAITGKSGEDDFGGTLTGADGLKLSCETSYEEIDDKALQIVTSYGDNAFEEAFPWYGKITPIRDIARIGELDNELLIRLTAGAVDGIHLAPPEIVDYQNIDRFKFSGSGRGDGHDELRLDDYLDLFSDERPLTLAHLKGDKVRVASDEGQFFDRWTVFKCLGAEIYIDGVLYILAADEWYAVRNDFVAEINEAIAGIAAIDLALPAYTPGEKEGRYNERAIDGRDDLFLYDKNLVAFEGERGRIEFCDLLTANKDLIHVKRRSKSQTLSHLFMQGHVSAEAFLDYPALRDQIRAAMPDVALLVPEERPDPAQYRVVYALLHEGNATLPFFSKVALASISRQLRRMNYRVALSWIGPVVAT, from the coding sequence ATGGCAAAGAAATCATATTCGTTTCGCTTACTGAAGCCGCACATTTTGGATCCAGCTGATGCGCTGAAGGAGAATAATAGGCTTGAGGAGAAGCCTCTTAACGACGCGCCCGAGAACAAGCGTCTCTTCGCTGGTCAGGCATATAGCGCGCGACCCGGATGGATTAGCTTCTTCGCAGAACCTGACCGTGCACATTTCAACGGATTGTTCGGCGGCCAAGCTGCGGCGGTCCTCTTTGTACGTGTCGATTTCCCGGCGGACGACGATCAGGTAGCGGAAAGCCGCTGGCTGGCAGTGTGCTTTGGCATGGGCTTTCAAGATCTGCGACCAGAGGCCCTCGAAAGCCAGTTTGGACTGAAGGTTGCGCTAAACAGATTGGGCCGCGAGCGCATCAAGAGTGTAGATACCAGACGCCCCGAGGATGCCACGATCCAGACCCGTTCCCAAAGTAGTCGCGCAGGTGAGATTTTCGATTTCGGTATCGAAATGAACCGGATCATCCTTCAAGCCATCACCGGCAAGTCGGGAGAAGACGACTTTGGCGGAACGCTTACAGGAGCCGACGGGCTGAAATTGAGCTGCGAGACGAGCTATGAGGAGATCGACGACAAAGCACTCCAGATCGTAACCTCCTACGGGGACAATGCATTTGAGGAGGCATTTCCGTGGTACGGGAAGATCACCCCGATTAGAGACATAGCGCGGATTGGGGAACTCGATAACGAGTTGCTCATTCGTCTGACCGCTGGTGCGGTCGATGGCATTCACTTGGCGCCTCCTGAAATCGTTGACTACCAAAACATCGATCGGTTCAAATTCTCGGGGTCTGGCCGCGGCGACGGACACGACGAACTGCGCCTCGATGACTATCTGGACCTATTCAGCGATGAGCGCCCGCTCACACTCGCGCATCTTAAGGGCGACAAAGTGCGCGTTGCGTCTGACGAAGGGCAGTTTTTTGATCGATGGACAGTCTTCAAATGCCTCGGTGCCGAAATTTACATCGACGGGGTCCTTTACATACTTGCCGCAGACGAATGGTACGCAGTGCGCAATGACTTCGTTGCCGAGATCAATGAAGCGATTGCGGGTATCGCGGCAATCGATCTTGCCCTCCCAGCCTACACCCCTGGGGAAAAAGAAGGCCGTTATAATGAGCGGGCGATCGACGGTAGGGATGATTTGTTCCTATACGATAAAAATCTTGTTGCGTTCGAGGGGGAACGTGGACGGATTGAGTTTTGCGACCTGCTCACCGCAAACAAGGACCTTATCCATGTCAAACGCAGGAGCAAATCGCAGACACTTAGCCACCTATTCATGCAAGGACACGTCTCAGCCGAAGCATTTCTAGACTACCCCGCATTGCGCGACCAGATACGCGCCGCCATGCCGGATGTCGCGCTGCTTGTTCCCGAAGAGCGCCCAGACCCGGCGCAATACCGGGTCGTCTATGCGTTGCTTCATGAAGGCAACGCGACGCTGCCATTCTTCAGCAAAGTTGCTCTTGCGAGCATTAGCAGGCAACTGCGACGAATGAACTACAGGGTGGCCTTATCGTGGATCGGACCAGTCGTTGCCACCTAA
- a CDS encoding site-specific integrase has translation MKQARVLTDAEFKRLLAVVAQMKHAGRNRLALMLSHLAGLRVGEIAALTVRDVIDGDGKVREQLRLSAEVTKGGHARVVFLNDKLRREIEKHRNEWPEDRKPDMPLLLTQKRTVFSANTLCQLLGQLYRSAGLDGATSHSGRRWFITRLAHSGVSPKVIMTLAGHRNLTTTQRYIDVRDEMMKAAVDLL, from the coding sequence ATGAAGCAAGCTCGGGTTTTGACGGATGCCGAATTCAAGCGGCTGCTGGCCGTTGTCGCGCAGATGAAACATGCGGGACGCAACCGGCTGGCGCTGATGCTGTCGCATCTCGCGGGGCTGCGTGTTGGCGAGATTGCCGCGCTGACCGTGCGCGACGTTATCGACGGCGATGGCAAGGTGCGCGAGCAATTGCGTCTGAGCGCGGAAGTGACCAAGGGCGGGCATGCGCGCGTCGTGTTTCTGAACGACAAGCTGCGCCGGGAGATCGAAAAGCATCGGAATGAATGGCCCGAAGACCGCAAGCCCGACATGCCGTTGCTGTTGACGCAGAAACGCACGGTGTTTTCCGCGAACACGCTCTGCCAATTGCTGGGACAGCTTTACCGGAGTGCCGGCCTCGACGGAGCAACCTCGCATAGCGGCCGTCGCTGGTTCATTACGAGGCTGGCACATTCCGGTGTCAGCCCGAAGGTCATCATGACGTTGGCGGGGCATAGGAACCTAACCACGACGCAGCGGTACATCGACGTGCGCGATGAGATGATGAAGGCGGCTGTCGATCTACTATAG
- a CDS encoding DUF6626 family protein, translated as MVSDIEFLETVCERMQQVGLVQSKADFSARMLGKGPSYLTSMSARDRKVPDDVMTFLAGQLHNDILDDDVEILRLNADVERRERGRTHRIDMLDWLKRHQTTEHEPQERPPTSVNSAPFGQRLAGWLLRGRVVTR; from the coding sequence ATGGTCAGCGATATCGAATTTCTAGAAACCGTCTGCGAGCGCATGCAGCAGGTGGGCCTTGTGCAGAGCAAAGCCGATTTCTCGGCGCGGATGCTCGGAAAGGGGCCAAGCTACCTGACCTCGATGAGTGCCAGAGACAGAAAGGTGCCGGATGACGTCATGACGTTTCTCGCCGGGCAACTGCACAACGATATTTTGGATGATGACGTGGAGATTTTACGGCTCAACGCCGACGTCGAGCGCCGTGAACGTGGCCGCACGCACCGCATCGACATGCTGGATTGGCTAAAACGGCACCAAACTACTGAGCACGAACCGCAAGAGCGCCCGCCGACGTCTGTCAACTCCGCACCTTTCGGGCAGCGGCTTGCCGGTTGGTTGCTGCGTGGGCGTGTTGTGACGCGCTGA
- a CDS encoding AAA family ATPase encodes MNYAVTYGPKVLSDFRHFDQKLAAISYVGGNNTRPLLLYGPAGTGKTAFARILAENLCADVSQHDILFINGSMENSIDTVREKIATFASVTKFNEKQLSIIIIDEADGFSGSAQNALKAEIDRLMPYTLFILTTNHLEKLAGPIRDRCKLVHCPWPMPSELLPLAQTILAAEGDAISDEKLLQVLGADYAYIRGLSYRQMFQRLEELVVLRRMRAVGSNPAEDAKLS; translated from the coding sequence ATGAATTATGCCGTCACCTACGGACCGAAAGTGCTGTCCGACTTCCGCCACTTCGATCAAAAGCTTGCCGCAATAAGCTACGTCGGTGGCAACAACACCCGGCCACTCCTGCTTTATGGGCCGGCTGGAACCGGAAAGACCGCTTTCGCGCGGATACTTGCCGAAAATCTCTGCGCAGACGTGTCGCAGCACGATATCCTTTTTATCAACGGCAGCATGGAGAACTCCATCGACACCGTACGCGAGAAAATCGCGACATTCGCATCGGTGACGAAGTTCAACGAGAAGCAGTTGAGCATCATCATCATCGATGAAGCGGATGGCTTTTCCGGTTCGGCGCAAAATGCCCTCAAGGCCGAAATCGACAGGTTGATGCCGTATACGCTGTTCATCCTGACGACCAATCATCTTGAGAAGTTGGCCGGACCCATTCGCGACCGTTGCAAACTCGTCCACTGCCCGTGGCCGATGCCTAGTGAGCTTCTGCCGCTGGCGCAGACGATTTTGGCGGCCGAAGGCGATGCCATTTCCGACGAAAAGCTCTTGCAGGTGTTAGGTGCCGATTATGCCTACATCCGAGGGCTGAGCTATCGGCAGATGTTCCAGCGCCTTGAGGAGCTGGTTGTTCTCCGCAGGATGCGGGCCGTAGGGAGCAATCCGGCTGAAGACGCCAAGTTGTCGTGA
- a CDS encoding DUF2958 domain-containing protein, whose protein sequence is MHSQQYDSDHGNRERVKQAQSDLAMLFMTDLHVGSERLYKIKRKGTSLNLRYEIDGEFFHRSYLSALSWRAILLFALTADKSLTVHEMDEPGRYRRLFPNTLLRRLHWHARQNANFSPVARLYDPNGDVVILLTRSRLCGHAVDALHNLTDGGPVFQPLWISDIMALRPMLGIDLVRDETFSASMPISAYLEAAAMTGRIVEEPELAVLRMTGCVLPLAAPPPSKAVRSVFDQACRENSAWNALPVQSIYDDYFFSQTAPRDLADSRTV, encoded by the coding sequence ATGCACAGCCAGCAATACGACAGCGATCACGGCAATCGCGAACGGGTCAAGCAAGCGCAAAGCGATCTCGCCATGCTGTTCATGACTGACCTGCACGTGGGATCGGAACGGCTTTACAAGATCAAGCGCAAGGGCACATCGCTGAACCTGCGATACGAGATTGACGGCGAGTTTTTCCATCGAAGCTATCTGTCGGCGTTGTCGTGGCGGGCAATTCTGCTGTTCGCCCTGACCGCGGACAAATCCCTCACTGTTCACGAGATGGACGAGCCGGGCCGTTATCGGCGGCTGTTTCCGAACACCCTGCTGCGTCGTCTGCATTGGCACGCGCGACAGAACGCGAATTTCTCGCCGGTCGCGAGGCTCTATGATCCGAATGGCGATGTCGTCATATTGCTGACCCGCAGCCGGCTGTGCGGGCATGCCGTCGATGCCCTGCATAACCTCACCGACGGCGGGCCGGTGTTTCAGCCTTTGTGGATTTCTGACATCATGGCGTTGCGCCCGATGCTCGGCATCGATCTCGTTCGCGACGAAACATTCTCGGCTTCCATGCCGATCAGCGCATATCTGGAAGCTGCCGCGATGACCGGCAGGATTGTCGAAGAGCCAGAGCTTGCCGTCTTGCGGATGACCGGCTGTGTGTTGCCGCTCGCAGCGCCGCCCCCATCGAAAGCGGTCCGAAGCGTTTTTGATCAGGCTTGCCGGGAAAATTCAGCCTGGAATGCGCTACCCGTTCAGTCGATCTATGACGACTATTTCTTTTCGCAGACAGCACCGCGTGATTTGGCTGACAGCCGAACGGTATAG
- a CDS encoding DUF6641 family protein produces the protein MSHLKALKLTSAVPVRATVDPVLRSREKMISALAEQKQMAEAKIAGQAFTPTHIVRRKNAEGVRVEVETPKRMRQGWFTDGNGKVFFAIRYAGKAIEFAKDKNAIEAGELSALPKVIDTLVEAVRAGELDAPLTAAAAERGQMLRKPK, from the coding sequence ATGTCTCACCTTAAGGCTCTCAAGCTCACCTCCGCAGTCCCGGTTCGCGCGACCGTCGATCCGGTGCTGCGTTCGCGGGAAAAGATGATCTCGGCGCTCGCCGAGCAGAAGCAGATGGCCGAGGCGAAGATCGCCGGTCAGGCGTTCACCCCCACGCATATCGTGCGCAGGAAGAATGCCGAGGGGGTCCGCGTCGAGGTCGAAACTCCCAAGCGCATGCGTCAGGGCTGGTTCACCGACGGCAACGGCAAGGTGTTCTTCGCGATCCGCTATGCCGGAAAAGCCATCGAATTCGCCAAGGACAAGAATGCCATCGAGGCCGGCGAACTTTCCGCACTGCCGAAGGTCATCGACACGCTCGTTGAAGCTGTTCGGGCCGGCGAACTCGACGCGCCACTGACCGCTGCTGCCGCCGAGCGCGGACAGATGCTGCGCAAGCCGAAGTAA
- a CDS encoding ImmA/IrrE family metallo-endopeptidase, producing MFNFTRLELARQRRRVTAKALAELAGIAPVTLSRIVNAQQTPDDSTVDALARALKYPRDFFFLDDVNAIDVQAASFRSLTSMSARERDAALSAGVLAFAVLEWVKQRYDLPPIDLIDLSHERDPSKAARLLRQHWAIGEKPISNMIKLLETKGIRVFSLAEETKKVDAFSCWRDTEAFVFLNTFKSAERSRFDAAHELGHLVMHKHGGPQGREAENEANAFASAFLMPHDDLVSHVPYVSSVEQIIRAKKRWGVAAVALAYRLNKLGRLTEWQYVQINRRYRSTEPDGLPHEKSAVWEMVLKDLWKQGVSKNHIARDLFIPPEEIEDLLFGLTVDPSPPLRNESKERLRLL from the coding sequence ATGTTCAATTTCACAAGGTTGGAACTTGCAAGACAGCGACGGCGAGTGACAGCGAAGGCGTTGGCAGAGTTGGCTGGCATCGCACCTGTCACGTTGTCTCGCATCGTCAATGCTCAGCAAACGCCTGACGACAGCACCGTAGATGCCTTAGCGAGAGCGTTGAAATATCCCCGTGACTTCTTCTTTCTCGATGACGTGAACGCCATCGATGTTCAGGCCGCTAGTTTTCGTAGCTTGACATCAATGAGCGCGAGGGAGCGGGATGCCGCGCTTTCGGCGGGTGTATTGGCTTTTGCTGTATTAGAATGGGTCAAGCAAAGATACGATCTGCCCCCCATCGATCTCATCGATCTCAGCCATGAGCGAGATCCCAGCAAAGCTGCACGTCTTTTAAGGCAGCACTGGGCGATAGGTGAGAAGCCCATTAGCAATATGATTAAGTTGCTTGAGACCAAAGGTATCAGGGTGTTCTCGCTCGCCGAGGAAACAAAGAAGGTTGATGCGTTCTCTTGCTGGCGGGACACCGAAGCATTCGTGTTCTTGAACACATTCAAATCGGCGGAACGAAGCCGCTTTGACGCCGCCCATGAGCTTGGGCATCTCGTAATGCACAAGCATGGAGGCCCACAGGGGCGTGAAGCTGAAAATGAGGCGAACGCCTTTGCATCAGCCTTTCTTATGCCTCATGACGACTTGGTGTCTCATGTTCCCTATGTCAGCAGTGTGGAGCAGATAATAAGGGCTAAGAAACGATGGGGCGTTGCTGCGGTGGCCCTTGCTTATCGCCTGAATAAACTTGGACGATTGACAGAGTGGCAATACGTGCAAATCAATCGCCGTTATCGTTCAACCGAGCCCGATGGTTTACCTCATGAAAAGTCTGCTGTTTGGGAAATGGTGCTCAAGGATCTCTGGAAACAAGGCGTGTCAAAAAATCATATAGCGCGTGATCTTTTCATACCGCCAGAGGAGATTGAGGATTTGTTATTCGGCCTAACGGTTGATCCATCGCCGCCTTTGCGAAACGAGAGCAAAGAGCGATTGCGCTTACTTTAG
- a CDS encoding flagellin: MTSILTNTSAMAALQSLRMIGSSMAETQRQVSSGLRVQVAADNAAYWSISTTMRSDNMALAAVSDALGLGAAKIDVAYIGLDATIDVLGEFRAKLVAAKEDGVDKAKIQTELDQFKEQFVSIATSGSFNGVNWLNTDAPQDLNELSGLPTSITSSFIRSAGGNVHVGSTEIDMADLSLFNVGGGGALQKDIRSLGDIGGFRGANTNQQSSRAQSYYAFSGPFTLGAADTITLDVIVDDSPLAPGVSHTLVIDRAAVDAALGTSDGMVTTAQDYGAILDHVFTANTVPASAGWAGGNTLVISSAETTGLPGSSIEITGVTSTFGSGNFGAGLEDTPLSELNNQYPQWSFSFSGPFTIYRDIEFSFDIQVGSDPVTTITVTRNMVDLVMGTTDGRIPSEGAFAALLDYALEGHGLDATPISGGIVFDIDKTLYPNAGSRAYMRIGNVTDNLGPAPDFDILDVDITDPANDLDNYLFGVDAMLEKVISGASALGAVKTRIDMQSEFAQVLMATIDKGIGRLVDADMNEASTRLKALQTQEQLALQSLQIANSSAENIMQLFR, translated from the coding sequence ATGACCAGCATTCTGACGAACACCTCCGCAATGGCCGCGCTGCAAAGCCTGCGCATGATCGGCAGCAGCATGGCCGAGACACAGCGACAGGTCAGTTCCGGGCTACGTGTGCAGGTCGCAGCTGACAATGCGGCTTATTGGTCAATCTCAACGACGATGCGCTCCGACAACATGGCGCTTGCCGCTGTCTCGGATGCACTCGGGCTTGGTGCTGCAAAGATCGATGTCGCTTACATTGGTCTCGATGCGACCATAGACGTGCTCGGAGAGTTTCGAGCAAAGCTCGTTGCCGCCAAGGAAGACGGCGTGGACAAAGCGAAGATCCAGACCGAGCTTGACCAGTTCAAGGAGCAGTTCGTCTCCATCGCCACATCGGGCAGCTTCAACGGCGTCAACTGGCTCAACACGGATGCTCCGCAGGACCTCAACGAACTATCCGGGTTGCCGACCAGCATCACCTCGTCCTTCATTCGCTCCGCTGGCGGCAATGTGCATGTCGGCAGCACGGAAATCGATATGGCCGACCTCAGCCTATTCAATGTCGGCGGCGGTGGGGCCTTGCAGAAGGATATTCGTTCGCTTGGCGACATTGGCGGGTTTCGCGGAGCAAACACCAACCAGCAGAGCAGCCGAGCGCAAAGCTACTATGCTTTCTCCGGCCCCTTCACCCTCGGAGCCGCTGACACGATCACGCTGGACGTCATCGTCGATGACAGCCCGCTCGCTCCCGGCGTCAGCCATACGCTGGTGATTGACCGGGCGGCTGTCGATGCCGCACTCGGCACCAGCGATGGTATGGTGACAACTGCGCAAGACTATGGTGCCATTCTCGATCATGTATTCACTGCCAATACCGTCCCGGCTTCTGCTGGATGGGCTGGCGGCAACACCCTGGTTATCTCAAGCGCGGAAACGACGGGATTGCCAGGATCGAGCATCGAGATTACCGGCGTCACGTCGACCTTCGGTTCGGGCAACTTCGGTGCGGGTCTGGAAGACACACCGCTTTCCGAACTCAACAACCAATATCCGCAATGGAGCTTCAGCTTCAGCGGGCCGTTCACGATCTATCGCGACATCGAATTCAGCTTTGACATTCAGGTGGGCAGCGATCCGGTGACGACGATCACCGTCACGCGCAACATGGTCGATCTCGTAATGGGAACGACTGATGGCAGAATACCGTCTGAGGGGGCATTTGCGGCCCTGCTGGACTACGCTCTGGAGGGGCACGGCCTGGATGCCACACCGATATCAGGCGGCATCGTCTTCGACATCGACAAGACGCTGTATCCGAACGCAGGCAGCCGAGCCTATATGCGGATCGGCAATGTCACCGACAATCTCGGCCCCGCGCCGGATTTCGATATTCTAGACGTCGATATCACCGATCCCGCGAACGATCTCGACAACTATCTATTCGGCGTCGATGCCATGTTGGAGAAGGTAATATCAGGCGCAAGTGCGCTTGGCGCGGTGAAGACGCGCATCGATATGCAGAGCGAGTTCGCGCAGGTCCTGATGGCAACCATCGACAAGGGCATTGGCCGGCTTGTCGATGCCGACATGAACGAAGCTTCGACCCGGCTCAAGGCGCTCCAGACGCAGGAACAGCTAGCGCTTCAGTCGCTGCAGATCGCCAACAGCAGCGCTGAGAATATTATGCAGCTATTTCGATGA